In one window of Frigoriglobus tundricola DNA:
- a CDS encoding AAA family ATPase translates to MTDPATFAHLRQKLDPFYRTVESVLIGQRKLIDGLLIGLLTDGHVLLEGVPGLAKTLAVRTVASALHLKFSRIQFTPDLLPADVIGTQIYNPRTGDFTVKQGPVFANVVLADEINRAPAKVQSALLEAMAERQVTIGESTLRLPRPFFVLATQNPIEQEGTYPLPEAQVDRFMLKVVIDYPSRADELAVLDRMGGLTASADIAPVLEAAELEELRRAADSVYVDAKVKEYMIDVIRATRKPADYGLDLSGLIQLGASTRAAIALLRASKAHAFLTGRGYVTPDDVKSAAPDVLRHRLVISFEAEAEDLRPESLVKQVLDRLPVP, encoded by the coding sequence ATGACCGATCCGGCGACCTTTGCGCACCTGCGCCAGAAACTCGATCCGTTCTACCGGACCGTCGAGAGCGTCCTGATCGGCCAGCGCAAGCTGATCGACGGGCTCCTCATCGGCCTGCTCACCGACGGGCACGTGCTGCTGGAGGGCGTCCCCGGTCTCGCGAAGACGCTGGCGGTGCGGACGGTCGCCAGCGCGCTCCACCTCAAGTTCAGCCGCATCCAGTTCACCCCGGACCTCCTGCCGGCCGACGTGATCGGCACCCAGATCTATAACCCGCGCACCGGCGACTTCACCGTGAAGCAGGGGCCGGTGTTCGCCAACGTGGTGCTGGCCGACGAGATCAACCGCGCGCCCGCGAAGGTGCAAAGCGCGCTCCTGGAGGCGATGGCCGAGCGGCAAGTGACGATCGGCGAGAGCACGCTGCGCCTCCCGCGGCCGTTCTTCGTTCTGGCGACGCAGAACCCGATCGAGCAGGAGGGCACCTACCCGCTGCCCGAAGCGCAGGTCGATCGGTTCATGCTCAAGGTGGTGATCGATTACCCGAGCCGCGCCGACGAACTGGCCGTTTTGGACCGGATGGGCGGTTTGACCGCGTCCGCGGACATCGCACCGGTGCTGGAGGCCGCCGAACTGGAGGAGTTGCGTCGGGCGGCGGATTCGGTATACGTCGACGCGAAGGTGAAGGAGTACATGATCGACGTGATCCGGGCGACGCGCAAGCCCGCGGACTACGGCCTCGACCTGAGCGGGCTGATTCAACTCGGCGCGAGCACCCGGGCGGCGATCGCGCTGCTCCGGGCCTCCAAGGCGCACGCGTTCCTGACGGGCCGCGGGTACGTCACGCCGGACGACGTGAAGTCCGCCGCCCCCGACGTGCTCCGGCACCGGCTGGTGATCTCGTTCGAGGCCGAGGCCGAGGACCTGCGGCCCGAATCACTGGTGAAGCAGGTGCTGGACCGGCTGCCGGTGCCGTGA
- a CDS encoding prolipoprotein diacylglyceryl transferase family protein — protein sequence MQQVLFTIPFFRGSFQPDGIPMYGFGAMLFLCFVSVTLWGSRRARRTADMPPERFQDMVIWLFVTGIIGARLLYMLQYTNTFPDRSILGLVGAFFKIWEGGIIFYGSALGGVIGYGLFYWFILRKLHIDGWRLADAVAPLLALGLAIGRIGCYLNGCCWGQVACEECRVVPLGAAHFPLLPAHARKSLVYDDFLQTTTGFATEPRPMFGPYEDPRTRVKAVEVGSPADRAGVKPGDLVAKVNGAPNAIYVDLSGSEEKVDAAIAAVKGYTGAPRVLEPIRNVAGVRKRLEFDELPAYLEARSVLRGSGVDVSVSDRLEDTVRDWPRGKSKLALAVEREGTAVPVDLAPFVPETVGLYPTQLYETVSMVLLILLLLAYYPYRRHDGQLMVLLMVGYAIHRFINESLRIEPSVGQGLTLSQWGSVVILVAAIGIELYLRWTMPSRWGRGTSVPAVPAAQ from the coding sequence ATGCAGCAGGTTCTGTTCACGATCCCGTTCTTTCGGGGCTCGTTCCAGCCCGACGGCATCCCGATGTACGGGTTCGGGGCGATGCTGTTCCTGTGCTTCGTCTCGGTGACGCTGTGGGGGTCGCGGCGCGCGCGGCGCACGGCCGACATGCCGCCCGAGCGGTTCCAGGACATGGTGATCTGGCTGTTCGTGACCGGGATCATCGGCGCCCGCCTCCTGTACATGCTCCAGTACACGAACACGTTCCCGGATCGTTCGATCCTCGGGCTGGTGGGCGCGTTCTTCAAGATCTGGGAAGGCGGGATCATCTTTTACGGATCGGCGCTCGGCGGCGTAATCGGTTACGGCCTCTTCTACTGGTTCATCCTCCGCAAACTGCACATCGACGGCTGGCGCCTGGCCGATGCCGTCGCGCCCCTGCTGGCGCTGGGGCTGGCGATCGGCCGCATCGGCTGCTACCTGAACGGCTGCTGCTGGGGACAGGTCGCGTGCGAGGAGTGCCGGGTGGTGCCGCTGGGCGCGGCGCACTTCCCGCTCCTGCCGGCGCACGCGCGGAAGTCGCTCGTTTACGATGACTTTCTCCAGACGACGACCGGGTTCGCGACCGAACCGCGACCGATGTTCGGACCCTACGAAGACCCGCGCACCCGCGTGAAAGCCGTGGAAGTGGGGTCGCCAGCCGATCGGGCCGGCGTGAAGCCCGGCGACCTCGTGGCGAAAGTGAACGGTGCCCCGAACGCGATCTACGTCGATTTATCGGGGTCTGAAGAGAAGGTAGACGCCGCCATTGCGGCGGTGAAGGGCTACACGGGAGCGCCGAGGGTTCTGGAGCCGATCCGAAACGTGGCCGGCGTGCGGAAGCGGCTCGAGTTCGACGAACTGCCCGCGTACCTGGAGGCCCGGTCGGTTCTGCGCGGGTCCGGGGTGGACGTGTCCGTTTCCGACCGCCTGGAGGACACCGTGCGCGACTGGCCGCGGGGCAAGTCGAAGCTCGCCCTCGCGGTCGAGCGGGAGGGAACCGCGGTGCCGGTGGACCTCGCCCCGTTCGTGCCGGAAACGGTGGGTTTGTACCCGACGCAGCTCTACGAGACGGTGAGCATGGTGCTGCTCATTCTGCTCCTGTTGGCCTACTACCCGTACCGCCGGCACGACGGGCAGTTGATGGTGCTGCTCATGGTGGGGTACGCGATCCACCGGTTCATCAACGAGTCGCTCCGGATCGAGCCGTCCGTGGGGCAGGGGCTCACGCTCTCGCAGTGGGGGAGCGTGGTGATCCTCGTCGCCGCCATCGGGATCGAACTCTACTTGCGGTGGACGATGCCGTCGCGGTGGGGGCGCGGAACGTCTGTGCCGGCGGTGCCGGCCGCTCAGTAG
- a CDS encoding DUF3052 family protein, translated as MATSPAGSSGTPLWKKLGFRPGTTVLTLNAPANYAALFPDPPAGVSFADKVEPPLGFVHLFVTARADLAARLPTLIAALAPDGVVWVSWPKKAANVPTDVTDNTVREVALPLGLVDVKVCAVDATWAGLKLVVRVANRKK; from the coding sequence GTGGCCACTTCACCCGCCGGGTCCTCCGGCACGCCGCTGTGGAAGAAGCTCGGGTTCCGCCCCGGCACGACCGTTCTCACGTTGAACGCGCCGGCGAACTACGCGGCGCTGTTCCCCGACCCGCCCGCGGGCGTCTCCTTCGCCGACAAGGTCGAACCGCCGCTCGGGTTCGTGCACCTGTTCGTGACCGCTCGGGCCGACCTCGCGGCGCGGCTCCCGACACTTATCGCGGCCCTCGCACCGGACGGCGTCGTCTGGGTGTCGTGGCCCAAGAAGGCCGCGAACGTGCCGACGGACGTGACTGATAACACGGTCCGCGAGGTGGCACTGCCGCTCGGCCTCGTGGACGTGAAGGTGTGTGCCGTCGATGCGACGTGGGCCGGGCTGAAACTCGTCGTCCGCGTCGCGAACCGGAAGAAGTAG
- a CDS encoding VOC family protein yields MILGLRTCIFRVRPDQLDAAKAWYTQVVGGPPYFDQPFYVGFQVGGFELGLHPEGEPGPGGTLVLWGTADIAAEVTRFVGLGATVVGAVQDVGEGILAATVADPFGNQVGLIQNPHFDPTAVK; encoded by the coding sequence ATGATCCTCGGCCTCCGCACGTGCATTTTCCGCGTCCGCCCGGACCAACTCGACGCCGCAAAGGCCTGGTACACTCAGGTGGTGGGCGGACCGCCGTACTTCGACCAGCCGTTCTATGTCGGGTTCCAGGTGGGCGGGTTCGAACTCGGGCTCCACCCGGAGGGCGAGCCGGGACCGGGCGGAACGCTGGTGCTGTGGGGCACCGCGGACATCGCCGCCGAAGTGACCCGTTTCGTTGGTCTGGGTGCGACCGTGGTGGGCGCGGTGCAGGACGTGGGCGAGGGGATTTTGGCCGCGACCGTGGCGGACCCGTTCGGCAATCAGGTCGGGCTGATTCAGAACCCGCACTTCGATCCGACAGCGGTCAAGTGA
- a CDS encoding serine/threonine-protein kinase, with amino-acid sequence MPPPATLADFLGLIRKSGLIDDRLLADDALDLPSDPAACAAALVAAKRLTAFQAEQLLAGQVRGLVLGAYRVLRPLGQGGMGVVYLAEHADLARRVAIKVLGDEQAKEELALERFFREARAVAALDHPNIVRLHDIGRAGGTHFLVMEFVDGTDLQALLERTGPLPHVQAAGYIAQAAAGLQHAHEMGFIHRDIKPANLIVSKSGVVKVLDMGLARSVTNPRDALTSQLGDNGITGTVDFLSPEQARSGSLDARTDIYSLGAAFYTLLAGRPPYGGSTGQKLARHQMAVPPDVRVVRPEVPVELSAVIARMMAKHPGDRFPSARDVIAALAPWAPSTAPTDPFRSGGVAPPRTGTPVGPGRFRRALDTRLAWGALGCAGALVFAGLQYAGFGRYKPDTVPAPAPASEPGGGASAPR; translated from the coding sequence ATGCCCCCGCCCGCCACCCTCGCCGACTTCCTCGGTCTGATCCGGAAGAGCGGCCTGATCGATGACCGGCTCCTCGCGGACGACGCCCTCGACCTCCCGTCCGATCCGGCCGCTTGCGCCGCCGCGCTCGTCGCGGCGAAGCGGCTGACCGCGTTCCAGGCCGAGCAGCTCCTCGCGGGTCAGGTGCGCGGGCTGGTGCTGGGGGCCTACCGGGTCCTGCGCCCGCTCGGGCAGGGCGGGATGGGCGTGGTCTACCTGGCGGAACACGCGGACCTCGCCCGCCGCGTCGCCATCAAGGTGCTCGGCGACGAACAGGCGAAAGAAGAACTGGCCCTGGAGCGGTTCTTCCGCGAGGCGCGCGCCGTCGCGGCCCTCGATCACCCGAACATCGTCCGGCTCCACGACATCGGCCGGGCCGGCGGCACGCACTTCCTGGTCATGGAGTTCGTCGACGGAACCGATCTCCAGGCGCTGCTCGAGCGGACCGGCCCGCTCCCCCATGTCCAGGCGGCCGGGTACATCGCCCAGGCCGCGGCCGGGCTCCAGCACGCGCACGAAATGGGGTTCATCCACCGCGACATCAAGCCGGCCAACCTGATCGTTTCCAAGAGCGGCGTCGTCAAAGTCCTCGACATGGGACTGGCCCGCTCCGTGACCAACCCGAGGGACGCGCTGACCAGCCAGCTCGGCGACAACGGCATCACCGGAACCGTCGATTTTCTCTCCCCGGAACAGGCGCGGAGCGGCAGCCTCGACGCCCGGACCGACATTTATAGTCTGGGCGCCGCGTTCTACACCCTGCTGGCCGGGCGCCCGCCCTACGGGGGGTCGACGGGCCAGAAGCTCGCCCGGCACCAGATGGCAGTGCCCCCGGACGTGCGTGTCGTCCGGCCCGAGGTGCCGGTCGAACTGAGCGCGGTCATCGCTCGCATGATGGCGAAGCACCCCGGCGACCGGTTCCCATCGGCTCGTGACGTGATCGCCGCGCTCGCACCGTGGGCACCGAGCACGGCCCCCACCGACCCGTTCCGGTCCGGCGGGGTCGCGCCTCCGCGCACCGGAACACCGGTCGGGCCGGGCCGGTTCCGGCGCGCACTCGATACGCGGCTGGCATGGGGCGCGCTGGGGTGTGCGGGTGCACTCGTCTTTGCCGGTCTGCAGTATGCCGGTTTCGGGCGCTACAAACCCGACACCGTGCCCGCACCCGCTCCCGCGTCGGAGCCGGGCGGGGGAGCGTCCGCGCCCCGCTGA
- a CDS encoding TIGR03000 domain-containing protein, producing the protein MRALCVGLVAVALIGSACGQDKKAATITIKAPERGHKDTIVKVDGVEVKESEGTWTFTTPALEAGKEYTFKVEALIEPNNYTKITRPREVTVKAGDAVKLDLTTEDKKLDKIVVRWVPTPDDIVDEMAKLAKIGKDDVIFDPGCGDAVMLIRPVKKLGAKKGIGIDIDPQMVKKAQDKAKTEGVSEKVVIKEGDILNEKDMAICAEASVVLIYIGDDLGARMAPVLQKLLKPGTRVVSHRFRLGDWKPEKTLTVRGADGDDYVLHYWVVKEKDKK; encoded by the coding sequence ATGCGAGCGCTGTGTGTCGGGTTGGTCGCGGTCGCCCTGATCGGGTCGGCCTGCGGCCAGGACAAGAAGGCGGCCACGATCACAATCAAGGCCCCGGAGCGCGGCCACAAGGATACGATCGTGAAGGTCGACGGCGTGGAGGTCAAGGAGAGCGAGGGGACCTGGACGTTCACCACGCCGGCCCTGGAAGCGGGTAAGGAGTACACGTTCAAGGTCGAAGCGCTGATCGAGCCGAACAACTACACGAAGATCACCCGGCCGCGCGAGGTCACGGTCAAGGCCGGCGACGCGGTGAAGCTCGACCTGACGACCGAGGACAAGAAGCTCGACAAGATCGTCGTCCGCTGGGTGCCGACGCCCGACGACATCGTGGACGAGATGGCCAAGCTCGCGAAGATCGGGAAGGACGACGTGATCTTCGATCCGGGGTGCGGCGACGCCGTCATGCTGATCCGCCCGGTCAAGAAGCTCGGGGCCAAGAAGGGGATCGGCATCGACATCGACCCGCAGATGGTCAAAAAGGCGCAAGATAAAGCCAAGACCGAGGGCGTCTCGGAGAAGGTCGTCATCAAGGAGGGGGACATCCTCAACGAGAAGGACATGGCGATCTGCGCCGAGGCCAGTGTCGTGCTGATTTACATCGGCGACGACCTGGGCGCCCGGATGGCGCCGGTGCTCCAGAAGTTGCTCAAACCGGGCACCCGCGTCGTGTCGCACCGGTTCCGCCTGGGCGATTGGAAGCCGGAGAAAACCCTCACCGTCCGCGGCGCCGACGGCGACGACTACGTCCTCCACTACTGGGTCGTAAAAGAGAAAGACAAGAAGTAA
- a CDS encoding metal-dependent hydrolase family protein: MQHHLVALAVLLFAAPASAQPDPAVLLKPDRVYDGVSAAPHAGWVVLVRGEKIVAAGPADTVAAPQDAKVIALPGTTLLPGLIDAHSHLLLYPYDKAKWDDQVLKEPLAERVCRATVHAKADLLSGFTTLRDLGTEGAGFADVGIKSAIDKGIVPGPRLLVTTRAIVATGTYAPRKFAPEWRIPQGADEADGDRLRTVVREQVRGGADWIKVYADLAHGPDRKPRPTFSLEELKLIVSTAKDAGVPVVAHAQSKEGMTRAALAGVETIEHGDGGDVEVFRLMAKHNVGYCPTLAAAEAYARYFGGWQPGRPETQELKSKRESFKAAIDSGVVIVNGSDIGVFAHGDGARELELLVDYGLTPVRALKAATSVAAKALHLDATIGTVRADRLADLIAVEGDPTTDIRALRKVKLVMKAGALHKQP, encoded by the coding sequence ATGCAACACCACCTCGTCGCGCTGGCCGTTCTGCTTTTCGCTGCACCCGCCTCGGCCCAACCCGATCCGGCGGTTCTCCTGAAACCGGACCGCGTTTACGACGGCGTTAGCGCGGCGCCGCACGCCGGCTGGGTGGTCCTCGTGCGGGGCGAGAAGATCGTCGCGGCGGGACCCGCGGACACCGTCGCAGCGCCCCAGGACGCAAAGGTCATCGCGCTCCCCGGCACCACGCTGCTGCCGGGGCTGATCGATGCGCACTCGCACCTCCTGCTCTACCCTTACGACAAGGCGAAGTGGGACGATCAGGTGCTCAAGGAGCCGCTCGCCGAGCGCGTCTGCCGGGCCACGGTGCACGCCAAGGCCGATCTCCTGAGCGGCTTCACCACGCTCCGCGACCTGGGCACCGAAGGCGCGGGCTTCGCGGACGTCGGCATCAAATCGGCCATCGATAAGGGCATCGTTCCCGGCCCGCGCTTGCTCGTCACGACGAGGGCGATCGTGGCCACGGGCACCTACGCGCCGCGGAAGTTCGCGCCCGAGTGGCGCATCCCGCAGGGCGCCGACGAGGCCGACGGCGACCGGCTCCGCACGGTCGTCCGCGAGCAGGTCCGCGGCGGGGCCGACTGGATCAAGGTCTACGCGGACCTCGCGCACGGCCCGGACCGAAAGCCGCGCCCCACGTTCTCGCTCGAGGAGCTGAAGCTGATCGTTTCGACCGCCAAGGACGCGGGCGTACCGGTCGTCGCCCACGCCCAGTCGAAGGAGGGCATGACGCGGGCGGCCCTCGCGGGCGTCGAGACGATCGAACACGGCGACGGCGGCGACGTCGAGGTGTTCCGCCTGATGGCCAAGCACAACGTCGGCTACTGCCCGACGCTCGCGGCGGCGGAAGCCTACGCCCGGTACTTCGGCGGATGGCAACCCGGCCGCCCCGAAACGCAGGAGCTGAAATCGAAGCGGGAGAGCTTCAAAGCCGCAATCGATTCCGGCGTGGTCATCGTGAACGGCAGCGACATCGGGGTGTTCGCGCACGGCGACGGCGCGAGGGAGCTGGAGCTGCTCGTGGACTACGGCCTGACACCGGTCCGGGCCCTCAAAGCGGCCACGAGCGTCGCGGCGAAGGCGCTCCACCTGGACGCCACGATCGGCACCGTGAGGGCCGATCGGCTCGCGGACCTGATCGCCGTCGAGGGGGACCCCACAACCGACATCCGGGCGCTCCGTAAAGTGAAGCTCGTGATGAAGGCCGGCGCACTCCACAAGCAGCCGTGA
- a CDS encoding threonine synthase — protein MNHYVSHLEAAIDGTVLPFGRLANTHTGRPIWVRYHLDEVRAAVAPAAIAARAPSLWRYRELLPLPLDQEPVSLGEGMTPLLHCARLGNQLGLSNLFVKDESQLPTGSFKSRGMAAAVSMARWLGVKRVALPTAGNAGGAAAAYAARAGLECFVFMPHDTPVVNQFEAQLYGAKAFRVNGLINDCGKIVKDGAERMGWFDLSTLKEPYRLEGKKTMGLEVAEQMHWHLPDVIFYPTGGGTGLIGMWKAFAELAELGWLRAEGPAGGGLRYPRLISCQAEGCAPIATAFAKGERFAELFPNARTVASGLRVPVAVGDFMILDAIRASGGTAAVGAEAKIAGWMQRASSAEGISICPETAVCFDVLERMAAAGEVKPDERVVVFNTGAAPKYLEAMPFELPTIDKGAVDWNLIER, from the coding sequence ATGAACCACTACGTCTCGCACCTGGAAGCCGCTATCGACGGCACGGTCCTGCCGTTCGGTCGGCTCGCGAACACGCACACCGGCCGCCCCATCTGGGTGCGGTACCACCTCGACGAGGTCCGGGCCGCGGTCGCGCCCGCGGCGATCGCCGCCCGCGCCCCCTCGCTCTGGCGCTACCGCGAACTGTTGCCGCTCCCGCTCGATCAGGAGCCGGTCTCGCTCGGCGAGGGGATGACGCCCCTGCTCCACTGTGCGCGACTCGGGAACCAGCTCGGGCTCTCGAACCTGTTCGTGAAGGACGAGTCCCAGTTGCCGACGGGCAGCTTCAAGAGCCGCGGGATGGCCGCGGCGGTGAGCATGGCCCGGTGGCTCGGGGTGAAGCGGGTCGCGCTGCCGACCGCCGGTAACGCCGGCGGGGCCGCCGCGGCTTACGCCGCCCGCGCGGGCCTGGAGTGCTTCGTCTTCATGCCGCACGACACGCCCGTCGTGAACCAGTTCGAGGCGCAACTGTACGGCGCGAAAGCGTTTCGCGTCAACGGCCTCATCAACGACTGCGGCAAGATCGTGAAGGACGGCGCCGAGCGCATGGGCTGGTTCGATCTGTCCACGCTGAAGGAGCCGTACCGGCTCGAGGGCAAGAAGACGATGGGCCTCGAGGTCGCCGAGCAGATGCACTGGCACCTGCCGGACGTGATCTTCTACCCGACCGGCGGCGGCACCGGGCTGATCGGCATGTGGAAGGCGTTCGCGGAACTGGCCGAACTGGGGTGGCTGCGTGCAGAAGGACCGGCCGGGGGCGGGCTCCGCTACCCGCGGCTCATCTCCTGTCAGGCCGAGGGCTGCGCTCCGATCGCGACCGCGTTCGCGAAGGGCGAGCGGTTCGCCGAGCTGTTCCCGAACGCGCGGACCGTCGCGAGCGGGCTCCGGGTGCCGGTCGCGGTCGGCGACTTCATGATCCTTGACGCCATCCGCGCGAGCGGCGGGACGGCCGCCGTCGGGGCGGAAGCGAAGATCGCCGGCTGGATGCAGCGGGCCAGCTCCGCGGAGGGCATCAGCATCTGCCCGGAGACGGCGGTGTGCTTCGACGTGCTGGAGCGCATGGCTGCGGCGGGCGAAGTGAAACCCGACGAGCGCGTGGTGGTGTTCAACACGGGCGCCGCCCCGAAGTACCTCGAAGCGATGCCCTTTGAACTGCCGACCATTGATAAGGGCGCTGTGGATTGGAACTTGATCGAGCGCTGA